GGCAAGAGCACATCGCCGCACAAAAATACTGGCCGCAACTGGAAGTGTACCTGCAGGCGGCCCGGCGGCTCTATCCGCAAAAGACCGTAAAAGGAGCCATTGTGTTTATACGCGGTGGCGTATGGGTGGAGTACCCAGGGAAATAATTGCTAAAATTTAAAGAGTATTAGGAGGATATATGTTTGATAAGTTAGGACAATTAAAAGATTTATGGCAGCTGAAAAATCAGATGCAGGAAATTAAAAAGAGACTGGACAATATGGTTGTCAAAGTGTCCAGCCCCAATCACGTGTTTGAAATTACCATTTCCGGCTCTCAGGAAGTCAAGGAAGTGACGGTAGATGCCACGTACAAAAATTTTTCCGAAGTTCAATTAGGCGAAGAATTGAAAACTGCCATCAATAAAGCCGTGCGTGATAGCCAAGCCTTGGCGGCGCAAGCCATGGGCGGGGCCATGGGCATGGAACTGCCGAAAGCATAATATAGCAGATACCCACGCAGTAGAAAATAGTTTCGTAGCGGAGAAGGGAATTTAGCAAGGGAAGGTGTGACGTTGCAAATAGGATCCTTGGAAATTGACCGGATAGGATTAGGCACTTGGGCATTGGGTGGCGGAAAGGATTGGGGAGAAACTCTTGCCGATCAAGCCTATGCCACTGTGTCCGCCGCGATAGACAGAGGCATTGTTTTAATAGATACCGCCCCCGTTTACGGAGCGGGCACATCCGAAGAAATCATAGGCCGCGCGATCTCCTCTTGCCGCCAGCGTGTGGCGTTAGCCACCAAATGCGGCATTTGCTTGCGTGAGGGGCGTCCCGATCACGATTTGCGGCCCCAACGTATTTTGCAGGAATGTGAAAATTCCCTGCGGCGATTGCAGACCGATTATATTGATCTATATCAAATCCACTGGCCGGACCCGAAAGTACCGTTAACGGAAGCGGTCGGTACATTAACACGCCTACAAGAACAGGGAAAAATCCGGGCAATCGGGCTTTGTAATGTATCTGCTGAACAAGTAAAACAAGCCAGCGAAGTAGCCCCTATTACAAGCGTGCAGAGCCGGCTTTCTTTGCTGGATCAAAAGACTCTTTCTTTGGCGGCGTTTTGCCAACAACGGGGGATTTATTTTTGGGCTTATGGCGTGTTGGGGGGAGGCATTTTGACAGGTAAATATACCCAAATGCCTAACTTGCGCCGTTGTGATGCGCGGCGGTATTTTTATCCGCATTATTTTGGGGAAGGATTTCACGCGGCTATGTCCGTGACGCAACGTGTGAAAACGGTGGCGCAACAAAGACAAGTACCCCCTAGTGCGGTAGCTTTGGCGTGGACACTGGCCCAGCCGGGCGTGAGAGGAGTGCTGGCCGGTGCCCGTACGAGTGCTCAAGTGACGGAAAATATACAGGCCTTGTCTTTACAGTTAAGTGCCCAAGAGCAGGAGTTCTTACGTGGAAAGTGAAACACATATTAGCGAATATTTGCAACTGATTTTACCTGCTTTAGGTGTTAATAAACAGCGGGAATTGGGGCGTTTGTTATACGAGATTAACAAACGAGATGCCTTGCCGTTGGCTGAGATATTACCTGCAGAAAAAAATTTAACTTTTGAACGCGCCAAAAACATACTATTACAAAAACGCTATCCGCTTTCCTATAAGACCGCTGCGAAAAACGCATTTTATTTGCCTAAATTGGAGTTTGACCCGGCCCAGCGGGCGGATTTGTCTGGGCGCCCTT
Above is a window of Elusimicrobiaceae bacterium DNA encoding:
- a CDS encoding YbaB/EbfC family nucleoid-associated protein; protein product: MFDKLGQLKDLWQLKNQMQEIKKRLDNMVVKVSSPNHVFEITISGSQEVKEVTVDATYKNFSEVQLGEELKTAINKAVRDSQALAAQAMGGAMGMELPKA
- a CDS encoding aldo/keto reductase produces the protein MTLQIGSLEIDRIGLGTWALGGGKDWGETLADQAYATVSAAIDRGIVLIDTAPVYGAGTSEEIIGRAISSCRQRVALATKCGICLREGRPDHDLRPQRILQECENSLRRLQTDYIDLYQIHWPDPKVPLTEAVGTLTRLQEQGKIRAIGLCNVSAEQVKQASEVAPITSVQSRLSLLDQKTLSLAAFCQQRGIYFWAYGVLGGGILTGKYTQMPNLRRCDARRYFYPHYFGEGFHAAMSVTQRVKTVAQQRQVPPSAVALAWTLAQPGVRGVLAGARTSAQVTENIQALSLQLSAQEQEFLRGK